A genomic segment from Ruficoccus amylovorans encodes:
- a CDS encoding class II fructose-bisphosphate aldolase, translated as MKIIHERQAVLACLQEARATGAPVFCPNAETPDEMEGVLSAAQAFAEQHDLPRISVGLGITASYPDHPQLRRLDLKSVLTRSGFCEAIPSYSVVERALIWLDWIAAYARPSTFPAVQAIPFLDHGWASLEADIELMEHAEFIERTGIIMFDASGCELKENIALTRDYVRRHGGAVVVEGCPDKILSQADLSAKPKDTPPFLTDPETAAVFVAETGVDLIVPSLGTEHRGQPGEHIYYRRELARTLAEKVGPILALHGTSSLGDRLSTVAQDGICKVNFYTAMAWQSSLSLQEACASMGTGNIHTSCGSFVHRVRRAAVRETCTRMFNVLMP; from the coding sequence ATGAAAATCATCCACGAACGCCAAGCCGTGCTCGCATGCCTGCAGGAAGCCCGGGCTACCGGAGCACCCGTTTTTTGCCCGAACGCGGAAACCCCTGACGAAATGGAAGGTGTCCTGAGCGCCGCGCAGGCGTTCGCCGAGCAGCACGACTTGCCGCGCATCAGCGTCGGCCTCGGCATCACCGCCTCCTACCCGGACCATCCCCAGTTACGTCGCCTCGACCTGAAATCGGTACTCACAAGGTCAGGCTTCTGTGAGGCGATCCCTTCCTACTCGGTCGTAGAGCGGGCATTGATATGGCTCGACTGGATCGCCGCCTACGCCCGCCCCAGCACTTTCCCGGCAGTGCAGGCCATTCCGTTTCTCGACCACGGCTGGGCTTCCCTTGAGGCCGATATTGAACTGATGGAGCACGCCGAATTCATTGAGCGCACGGGCATCATCATGTTCGACGCCAGCGGTTGTGAACTGAAAGAAAACATCGCGCTGACCCGCGACTACGTGCGGCGCCACGGCGGCGCGGTCGTGGTCGAAGGCTGCCCGGACAAAATCCTTTCGCAAGCCGACCTGTCCGCCAAGCCAAAGGACACGCCGCCCTTTCTCACCGACCCGGAAACCGCCGCCGTCTTCGTCGCCGAAACCGGCGTTGACCTGATTGTTCCCAGCCTGGGCACCGAGCACCGGGGCCAGCCCGGCGAGCACATTTACTACCGGCGCGAACTAGCGCGGACGCTCGCAGAAAAAGTCGGTCCCATCTTGGCGCTACATGGCACCAGCAGCCTGGGCGACAGGCTGTCCACTGTAGCGCAAGACGGTATCTGCAAGGTCAACTTCTACACCGCCATGGCCTGGCAGTCCAGCCTCAGCCTGCAGGAAGCCTGCGCATCGATGGGCACGGGGAACATTCACACCTCCTGCGGCAGCTTTGTCCACCGAGTCCGCCGCGCCGCCGTCCGGGAAACCTGCACCCGCATGTTCAATGTACTGATGCCCTGA
- a CDS encoding carbohydrate kinase family protein, producing MEQSTAFDVIGVGLVAVDVLWRTPGHVTVGGKNEVADMVLQGGAPAGSTTSQLGRLGYHSGFLANLGNNTLSAIAIEEFRSRGVDGDLFNCHPDAAPALALCEINPNTAERTVYYNLSKYRTLQKGDIPFTVLRRARLLIIDSFELAAMESILEAVQDSPVRTVLDLEHGDRDAMIRCLKLGSDIIMPWEAARGITDAATPEAALAHLAEWSGGNLLITDGLRGSWAWNGGDVLHQPAFRIKAVDTTGCGDAYHGGYAVGLLEGWDLAMRMEYGAWIAAQVATALGGRTRLPDREALARFDASILSEPTRQAVRQLIQRGPRHPESV from the coding sequence ATGGAACAAAGCACCGCTTTCGACGTAATCGGAGTCGGTCTGGTCGCCGTCGATGTCCTTTGGCGTACGCCTGGGCACGTGACGGTCGGCGGTAAGAACGAGGTGGCGGACATGGTGCTGCAAGGCGGAGCCCCCGCTGGCAGCACCACCAGCCAACTCGGACGCCTCGGCTACCACTCCGGTTTTCTGGCCAATCTCGGAAACAACACCCTCTCGGCCATCGCGATTGAGGAGTTCCGGAGTCGCGGCGTGGACGGAGACCTCTTTAATTGCCACCCGGACGCCGCCCCCGCACTCGCGCTGTGCGAGATCAACCCAAACACCGCCGAGCGGACGGTTTATTACAACCTGAGTAAATACAGAACGCTGCAAAAGGGAGACATCCCGTTCACGGTGTTACGCCGGGCCCGCCTGCTCATCATCGACAGCTTCGAACTAGCGGCAATGGAAAGCATCCTTGAGGCCGTCCAGGACAGCCCGGTTCGGACCGTGCTCGACCTCGAACACGGCGACCGGGACGCGATGATCCGCTGCCTGAAGCTGGGGTCCGACATCATCATGCCCTGGGAGGCGGCCCGGGGAATCACTGACGCCGCTACCCCCGAGGCTGCGCTGGCACACCTGGCCGAATGGTCGGGAGGCAATCTGCTCATCACCGACGGCCTGCGGGGAAGCTGGGCCTGGAACGGCGGCGACGTTCTCCATCAGCCTGCCTTCCGTATAAAGGCCGTCGATACCACCGGCTGCGGGGATGCCTACCACGGCGGTTACGCCGTGGGCCTGCTCGAAGGCTGGGATTTGGCGATGCGCATGGAATACGGCGCTTGGATTGCCGCCCAAGTCGCCACCGCTCTGGGCGGACGCACGCGCCTACCCGACCGAGAAGCGCTCGCCCGCTTCGATGCCTCCATCCTGAGTGAGCCTACACGTCAGGCGGTCAGGCAATTGATCCAACGCGGTCCTCGCCATCCCGAAAGCGTATGA
- a CDS encoding L-fucose/L-arabinose isomerase family protein: protein MKNNPEFPAQGVACPVIRDLVPRMPKAAPTKIGMVGVGLKMHFVWAEASRLYRMACEQVREALPAESFKLCAAEEPFESPEELLKALDKFKAEGIEGVILFHGSYTAGEIGSQMGRWLRDHRMPLFSWGYPEVKGGRLTANSLCCQNFVLNAFKRLGVRYTWMFKDLAADGKDGLIGRFARSVRAYQRFRNGKGLIVGSGRVPGFYDAECDELAVMDRFGFRFDRIGLEYAFDRGDRFSDKDVERVRLALTQSPQCGYDNVPAEQAYKTIRLALGTLQIAAEGGHIGCALKCWPELFDLYKCAADGALAMLNDYGLPAADESDMNGLVSMCAMHLVREGASIPTLTDISLLDPQRNVLGFWHCGGSATRLLRTGTQYECRRHSILENADEETAWGLLIESLLEVGPVTVTRYLSPDSSRAFTFEGNVIDSPMAFRGAYADVEPVGPHTAEQLMGTILDHGFDHHWVMGRGHFARDLSMLNHWLSVKDQPVTNAGNSCGLSA, encoded by the coding sequence ATGAAAAACAACCCTGAATTCCCCGCCCAAGGCGTCGCCTGCCCGGTAATCCGTGACCTCGTTCCCCGCATGCCCAAAGCGGCCCCGACCAAAATCGGCATGGTCGGCGTCGGGCTGAAAATGCACTTTGTCTGGGCCGAGGCTTCCCGTCTCTACCGGATGGCCTGCGAGCAGGTGCGCGAGGCCCTTCCTGCCGAATCGTTTAAACTTTGCGCGGCGGAGGAACCTTTCGAATCGCCCGAGGAACTGCTCAAGGCGCTCGACAAATTCAAGGCCGAAGGAATCGAAGGCGTCATCCTTTTTCATGGATCCTACACGGCGGGCGAAATCGGTTCGCAAATGGGCCGCTGGCTGCGCGACCATCGCATGCCGCTGTTCAGTTGGGGCTACCCCGAAGTCAAAGGCGGACGGCTGACCGCCAACAGCCTGTGCTGCCAGAACTTCGTGCTCAACGCCTTTAAGCGCCTCGGTGTGCGCTATACTTGGATGTTCAAGGACCTCGCGGCCGACGGCAAGGATGGACTGATCGGGCGCTTCGCCCGCAGCGTCCGCGCTTACCAACGCTTTCGTAACGGCAAGGGACTCATCGTGGGCTCCGGGCGCGTTCCGGGCTTTTACGATGCCGAGTGCGACGAACTCGCGGTCATGGATCGCTTCGGCTTCCGCTTCGACCGTATCGGGCTCGAATACGCCTTCGACCGGGGTGATCGCTTCTCCGATAAAGATGTCGAGCGCGTTCGCCTGGCGCTGACGCAGTCTCCCCAATGCGGTTACGACAACGTGCCCGCCGAACAGGCTTACAAGACGATCCGTCTCGCGCTGGGCACGCTTCAGATCGCCGCCGAAGGCGGGCACATCGGCTGCGCCCTGAAGTGCTGGCCCGAGCTGTTCGACCTGTACAAGTGCGCCGCCGATGGTGCCCTCGCGATGCTCAACGACTACGGCCTGCCCGCCGCCGACGAGAGCGACATGAACGGCCTCGTCTCCATGTGTGCGATGCATCTGGTGCGCGAGGGCGCGTCCATACCGACCTTGACGGATATCTCGCTACTGGACCCGCAACGCAACGTACTTGGCTTCTGGCACTGCGGGGGCTCCGCTACGCGACTCCTGCGCACGGGTACGCAATACGAGTGTCGCCGCCATTCCATTTTGGAAAACGCTGACGAGGAAACCGCCTGGGGTCTACTGATCGAGTCGCTGCTGGAAGTCGGCCCCGTCACCGTCACCCGCTACCTTTCCCCTGACAGCAGCCGTGCGTTCACCTTCGAAGGCAACGTGATCGACTCACCCATGGCCTTTCGCGGAGCCTATGCCGATGTCGAGCCCGTCGGCCCGCACACGGCTGAGCAATTGATGGGAACGATCCTCGACCACGGTTTTGACCACCACTGGGTGATGGGGCGCGGCCACTTCGCCCGGGACCTGTCCATGCTGAACCACTGGCTCAGCGTCAAGGATCAGCCGGTCACCAACGCAGGTAACTCCTGCGGTTTAAGCGCCTGA